In the Verrucomicrobiota bacterium genome, TCCATGGGGAACACATCTACCATATGGGCCAGCCGATCACGGCAAACATCAACATGGATAAAGTGAGCTTATTCGATGCCGAAACCGAACAAGTGATTCGGTAATATGCGTCAGATCCTCGACTCTGAGCAGTATGTGCAGGTTCCGCCGATGATGCTGTCCGATCCTTTTTACCGCATCACTTATTTGATCAAAGAAGAGATTCGAAAGTACAAGTGGATCGAGGGTGAGAAAGGCCGCCACCTCACCTGGGAGGAGGCACGCAAAGAGTGGACTGAACTGCACCGCGCAAAGTACGAGCAATTTCTGATCGACACATTGCGGTTTCCGGAAGAATAAATAAAAGGGTCGACTAGATCCTGGAACTATGGGCAACCCGAAGTATTCGTGGTTGCCCTTTTCTTTTATATGACGTCCACGCCACTTTTTGACTGGTTAACCTCTCGCGCCGCCGGGGTGCTGCTGCATCCTACTTCTTTGCCGGGTCGCACCGGGATCGGTACCCTGGGCCGCGAAGCGCGCCGTTTTGTGGAATTCTTGGCGGAAAGCGGCTTCAAATACTGGCAGGTCTGCCCGCTTGGCCCTACGGGACACGGCGACTCGCCTTATCAATGTTTCTCGGCGTTTGCGGGCAACCCCTACCTCGTCGACCTGGAGTCGCTGGTCGACGAAGGATTGCTCGATGACGGGGATCTCGCGCCCCTCCGCAATCTTCCGGCGCAGCGCGTCGACTACGGGGCCCAGTGGGAGCATCGCTGGGGAATCCTGAAGCGGGCCTATTTCAATTTCACTTCCAAGGCATCAGCTAAAGAAAAGGCTGCTTTCCACGACTTCGTAAAGACCCACCGCTCCTGGCTCGACCCTTACGCCCGGTTTATCGCGATCAAAAACCATTTTGGGGGCCGTTCCTGGCTGGAGTGGCCACCCGAGTTCAGGCACCACGACTCGGCTAAAAAGTTGTTCCGCAAGGCGGATCTGGGCGAAGATTATGAGGCCCAAACGTTTTATCAATACCAGTTTTTCAAACAGTGGTACGCCCTGAAACAATACGCGAAGGGGCTCGACGTCCTGATCATGGGGGATATCCCCATCTTTGTCGCCCTCGACAGCGCGGACGTCTGGACTCACCCGGAACTGTTCCAGATGGATGCCGAGCTGAATCCCACAGCTCAAGCCGGTGTGCCCCCGGACTATTTTTCCGCCGACGGTCAGCTCTGGGGAAATCCGTTGTACGACTGGAAAAAGCACGAACAGAAAAAGTTCTCCTGGTGGCTGGCTCGAATGGAATCCAGCTTCGATCTGTACGACGTCGTCCGGATCGACCACTTCCGAGCCTTTGACGAGTATTGCAGGATCCCGGCATACGCCTTCAACGCGCGGGAGTTCCAGTGGGAGCCGGGTCCCGGACTTCACCTTTTCCAAGCGATTAAGGCCCAGTTTCCCGATGCCAAACTGGTCGCCGAAGACCTCGGCATGATCGGTGAGACCGTGCACAAACTGGTGCGCGACGTCGGGATCCCGGGCATGAAGATCCTGCAATTTGCATTCGAAGGTTTCCCCGACTACTTACCTCACAATACGATCCCTAACTGCGTGCTTTACCCCGGCACGCACGACAATGACACCGCCTGGGGATGGTGGGATAAGCAGCCCGAATCGGTGCGCGATTATCTCCGCCGTTACCTGCGGGTTGGGGGAAACGAGGTTCCCTGGGACATGATCCGGGCCGGCTTTGCCTCTGCCTCCCGGCTCTTTATCGTGCCCATGCAGGACCTGCTTAGCCTCGGCAGCGAAGCCCGCCTGAACGTCCCCGGCCAGCCCTCGGGCAATTGGACCTGGCGCTACACGGCTGGCCAGTTGGAACAACTCCGTCGCGACGGCAGCCTCTACCTGAAGGAACTCTCCAAATTATACGAACGGTAGCAAGGGGAGGCGTTCGGAGTTCGGCGTTCGGCGTTCGGAGGCGTCGTAGAATCGGGTCCGATCGCCCCCGAACGTCACACTCACACGGTGGGAAGACAGAATCATCCGCAGAACACGCAGAAGAACGCTGAAAAAGAATCCCAAACGCTGGACTTGACACCGGCAGGCGGTGCCCATGATGCCACTCCGAACTCCG is a window encoding:
- the malQ gene encoding 4-alpha-glucanotransferase; the encoded protein is MTSTPLFDWLTSRAAGVLLHPTSLPGRTGIGTLGREARRFVEFLAESGFKYWQVCPLGPTGHGDSPYQCFSAFAGNPYLVDLESLVDEGLLDDGDLAPLRNLPAQRVDYGAQWEHRWGILKRAYFNFTSKASAKEKAAFHDFVKTHRSWLDPYARFIAIKNHFGGRSWLEWPPEFRHHDSAKKLFRKADLGEDYEAQTFYQYQFFKQWYALKQYAKGLDVLIMGDIPIFVALDSADVWTHPELFQMDAELNPTAQAGVPPDYFSADGQLWGNPLYDWKKHEQKKFSWWLARMESSFDLYDVVRIDHFRAFDEYCRIPAYAFNAREFQWEPGPGLHLFQAIKAQFPDAKLVAEDLGMIGETVHKLVRDVGIPGMKILQFAFEGFPDYLPHNTIPNCVLYPGTHDNDTAWGWWDKQPESVRDYLRRYLRVGGNEVPWDMIRAGFASASRLFIVPMQDLLSLGSEARLNVPGQPSGNWTWRYTAGQLEQLRRDGSLYLKELSKLYER